Proteins found in one Rhodobacter capsulatus SB 1003 genomic segment:
- a CDS encoding amidohydrolase translates to MRNTHPVLEAIDRHRKDLTALADRVWDTPELLYGEFASCATHTEMLRAKGFRVTENVTGIPTAVMGEAGDGGPVIAILGEYDALPGLSQVAGIAEPQPVVEGGNGHGCGHNLLGAASLLAACALKDWLAATGTPGRVRYYGCPAEEGGAAKAFMVRDGAFAGVDAAITWHPDGMTRVDDPESLANTRMDFSFTGRASHAAATPHLGRSALDAVELMSVGVNYLREHMVNGARIHYAYMDAGGTAPNVVQARARVRYSIRALELSDMLALVERVKDVARGAALMTGTAVDFQVISAVSNNLVNEVMDRAMQQVLEDLGGVPFDAADRAYAEAIRATLSPTDLEAPWRAVAQEPTAAPLCDWIVPLKPGGDKMIGSTDVSDVTWAVPTTEVLVACHAIGTPGHSWQLTAQGKSAAAHKGMTHAASAMALLAERLWTDTELLAAAQAEHARRLARTPYTSPLPADLAPPLVPRPV, encoded by the coding sequence ATGCGAAACACTCATCCCGTCCTGGAGGCCATCGACAGGCACCGCAAGGATCTGACGGCGCTCGCCGACCGGGTCTGGGACACGCCGGAACTGCTTTACGGCGAGTTTGCCTCCTGTGCCACCCACACCGAGATGCTGCGCGCCAAGGGCTTTCGCGTCACCGAAAACGTCACAGGCATTCCGACCGCGGTGATGGGCGAAGCGGGCGACGGCGGGCCGGTGATCGCGATCCTTGGCGAATATGACGCCCTGCCCGGGCTGAGCCAGGTCGCGGGCATCGCCGAGCCGCAGCCGGTGGTCGAGGGCGGCAATGGCCATGGCTGCGGCCATAACCTTCTGGGCGCGGCCTCGCTTCTGGCGGCCTGCGCGCTGAAGGACTGGCTGGCCGCCACCGGCACGCCGGGCCGGGTGCGCTATTACGGCTGCCCCGCCGAGGAGGGCGGCGCCGCGAAAGCCTTCATGGTGCGCGACGGCGCCTTTGCGGGGGTCGATGCCGCGATCACCTGGCACCCCGACGGCATGACCCGGGTCGATGACCCCGAAAGCCTTGCCAACACGCGGATGGATTTCAGCTTCACCGGCCGCGCCAGCCATGCCGCCGCGACGCCGCATCTGGGGCGCTCGGCGCTGGATGCGGTCGAGCTGATGTCGGTCGGCGTGAACTACCTGCGCGAGCATATGGTGAACGGCGCCCGCATCCACTACGCCTATATGGACGCGGGCGGCACCGCGCCGAATGTGGTGCAGGCCCGCGCCAGGGTGCGCTATTCGATCCGGGCGCTGGAGCTTTCGGACATGCTGGCGCTGGTCGAGCGGGTGAAGGACGTGGCCCGCGGCGCGGCGCTGATGACGGGCACGGCGGTTGATTTTCAGGTGATCTCGGCGGTGTCGAACAACCTGGTGAACGAGGTGATGGACCGCGCCATGCAGCAGGTGCTGGAGGATCTGGGCGGCGTGCCCTTTGATGCCGCCGACCGCGCCTATGCCGAGGCGATCCGCGCGACGCTGAGCCCGACCGACCTTGAAGCGCCCTGGCGCGCCGTGGCGCAGGAGCCCACCGCGGCGCCGCTCTGCGACTGGATCGTGCCGCTCAAGCCGGGCGGGGACAAGATGATCGGCTCGACCGATGTCTCGGATGTGACCTGGGCGGTGCCCACGACCGAAGTTCTGGTGGCCTGCCATGCGATCGGCACGCCGGGGCACAGCTGGCAGCTGACCGCGCAGGGCAAATCGGCGGCGGCGCACAAGGGCATGACGCATGCGGCAAGCGCGATGGCGCTTCTGGCCGAGCGGCTTTGGACCGATACCGAGCTGCTGGCCGCGGCGCAGGCCGAACATGCCCGCCGTCTGGCGCGCACGCCCTATACCAGCCCCCTGCCCGCCGATCTTGCCCCGCCGCTGGTGCCGCGCCCCGTCTGA
- a CDS encoding ABC transporter ATP-binding protein translates to MTDLSPAAPILSVRDLRVSFAGARKSWTRVVNGLSLDVAAGETVALVGESGSGKSVTSLALMRLLDPATSRIEGRITLDGHEVLALSEAEMVAKIRGQRAAMIFQEPMTSLHPIYTVGDQLIEALTCHRPMPLAQARKAAVALMERVRIPDAARRLGDYPHAFSGGMRQRVMIAMALASRPKLLIADEPTTALDVTVQGEILSLLKELQAEFGMAMLFVTHDMGVVAEMADRTVVMLRGDVVEDGPTEQVFRAPRQPYTRALLASVPALGSMAGEPVPLRFPVIDTATGQVTPGRPLTRQPDLTAPLLQVRGLVTRFDVRGGLLRRRVARVHAVENLSFAIHPAETLALVGESGCGKSTTGRAIIRLAAGQSTGSVRLGETELFALDPGRLRLQRREIQMIPQDPLASLNPRMTIGEALVEPFLEHCMGSAAEARAKAARLMGQVGLDPAMLERFPHEFSGGQRQRLCIARALMLDPKVIIADESVSALDVSVKAQVVNLLLDIQERTGIAFLFISHDIAVVERISHRIAVMYQGEIVEIGPRAAVMENPLHPYTRRLIDAVAIPDPARRHLRRSQPPSELMNPIRDLGFVPPKRRYREASPGHFVRED, encoded by the coding sequence ATGACCGATCTTTCCCCCGCCGCGCCGATCCTGAGCGTGCGCGATCTGCGCGTCTCCTTTGCGGGCGCGCGCAAAAGCTGGACCCGGGTGGTCAACGGCCTGTCGCTCGATGTGGCGGCGGGGGAAACCGTGGCGCTTGTGGGCGAATCCGGCTCGGGCAAAAGCGTCACCTCGCTGGCGCTGATGCGTCTGCTCGATCCGGCGACCAGCCGCATCGAGGGGCGGATCACCCTTGACGGCCACGAGGTGCTTGCCCTGTCCGAGGCCGAGATGGTGGCGAAGATCCGCGGCCAGCGCGCCGCGATGATCTTTCAGGAGCCGATGACCAGCCTGCACCCGATCTACACCGTCGGCGATCAGCTGATCGAGGCGCTGACCTGCCACCGGCCGATGCCGCTTGCGCAGGCGCGCAAGGCGGCGGTGGCGCTGATGGAGCGGGTGCGCATCCCCGATGCGGCGCGCAGGCTCGGCGATTATCCGCATGCCTTTTCGGGCGGAATGCGGCAGCGGGTGATGATTGCGATGGCGCTGGCCTCGCGGCCGAAACTGCTGATCGCCGATGAGCCGACGACCGCGCTCGATGTCACGGTGCAGGGCGAAATCCTGTCGCTTCTCAAGGAGTTGCAGGCCGAATTCGGGATGGCGATGCTGTTTGTCACGCATGACATGGGGGTGGTGGCGGAAATGGCCGATCGCACCGTGGTGATGCTGCGCGGCGACGTGGTCGAGGACGGCCCGACCGAACAGGTGTTCCGCGCCCCGCGCCAGCCCTATACCCGCGCGCTTCTGGCCTCGGTTCCGGCGCTCGGTTCGATGGCGGGCGAGCCGGTGCCGCTGCGCTTTCCGGTGATCGACACGGCCACGGGCCAGGTCACGCCGGGCAGGCCGCTGACGCGCCAGCCCGACCTCACGGCGCCGCTGCTTCAGGTGCGCGGTCTGGTGACGCGGTTCGATGTGCGCGGCGGGCTGTTGCGGCGCAGGGTGGCCCGCGTGCATGCGGTGGAAAACCTGTCCTTCGCGATCCATCCGGCCGAAACGCTGGCGCTGGTGGGCGAATCCGGTTGCGGGAAATCGACCACCGGCCGGGCGATCATCCGGCTGGCGGCCGGGCAGTCCACGGGCTCGGTGCGGCTGGGCGAGACCGAGCTTTTCGCGCTCGATCCCGGGCGGTTGCGGCTGCAGCGGCGCGAGATCCAGATGATCCCGCAAGATCCGCTGGCCAGTCTCAATCCGCGCATGACGATCGGCGAGGCGCTGGTCGAGCCGTTCCTCGAACACTGCATGGGCAGCGCCGCCGAGGCCCGCGCCAAGGCCGCGCGGCTGATGGGGCAGGTGGGGCTGGATCCGGCGATGCTGGAACGCTTCCCGCATGAATTTTCCGGCGGGCAGCGGCAGCGGCTCTGCATTGCCCGCGCGCTGATGCTCGACCCGAAGGTGATCATCGCCGATGAATCGGTCTCGGCGCTGGATGTCTCGGTCAAGGCGCAGGTGGTCAATCTGCTGCTCGACATTCAGGAACGCACCGGCATCGCCTTTCTGTTCATCTCGCATGATATCGCGGTGGTGGAACGGATCAGCCACCGCATCGCGGTGATGTATCAGGGCGAGATCGTCGAAATCGGGCCGCGCGCGGCGGTGATGGAAAACCCGCTGCATCCCTATACGCGTCGGCTGATCGACGCGGTGGCGATCCCCGATCCGGCGCGTCGCCATCTGCGCCGCAGCCAGCCGCCGTCGGAACTGATGAACCCGATCCGTGATCTGGGCTTCGTGCCACCGAAACGGCGCTATCGCGAGGCCTCGCCCGGCCATTTCGTGCGCGAGGATTGA
- a CDS encoding pyridoxamine 5'-phosphate oxidase family protein, which produces MSESLAVTERSRLRRLHERGAHDRATIDAILDAQPLCSVGYVMEGKPYVTPTLQWREGDHVYWHGSSASRALRAGKGTEVCLSVSILDGFVLARSGFHHTVNSRSVTLFGTAFVVEDPAEKLARLAAFVNHLFPGRYEGLRPDHPQDLKGTMVLGLPITEGSAKLRSGGPNDEPEDYALPIWAGVVPVSLQIGAPIPDPRNLPGVSVPDHARKPRIG; this is translated from the coding sequence ATGAGCGAGAGCCTTGCCGTCACCGAACGCAGCCGCCTGCGCCGCCTGCACGAGCGCGGCGCCCATGACCGCGCCACCATCGACGCCATTCTGGATGCCCAGCCGCTGTGTTCGGTGGGCTATGTGATGGAGGGCAAACCCTATGTGACGCCCACGCTGCAATGGCGCGAGGGCGATCATGTCTACTGGCACGGTTCCTCGGCCAGCCGCGCGCTGCGGGCGGGCAAGGGAACCGAAGTCTGTCTCTCGGTTTCGATCCTTGACGGCTTCGTTCTGGCGCGCTCGGGCTTTCATCACACGGTCAATTCGCGCTCGGTGACGCTGTTTGGCACCGCCTTCGTGGTCGAGGATCCGGCCGAGAAACTGGCCCGGCTTGCGGCTTTCGTGAACCATCTTTTCCCCGGCCGCTACGAGGGGCTGCGCCCCGATCATCCGCAGGATCTGAAGGGCACGATGGTGCTTGGCCTGCCGATCACGGAAGGCTCGGCCAAGCTGCGCAGCGGCGGGCCGAATGACGAGCCGGAAGATTACGCCCTGCCGATCTGGGCCGGGGTGGTGCCGGTGTCGCTGCAGATCGGCGCGCCGATCCCCGATCCGCGCAACCTGCCGGGCGTTTCCGTGCCCGATCACGCCCGCAAGCCGCGGATCGGCTGA
- the pdxR gene encoding MocR-like pyridoxine biosynthesis transcription factor PdxR translates to MANPDKKDRSTFEAALFGLTLARGAGPLHLQLTEALRALILRGGAAGRRLPSSRALAGELSVSRLTVTTAYDQLIAEGYLQTRPGAGTFVAGDLPHLAPPPPGVPPLTRHTAPVLPFLPGLPDQRLFPHRLWARHLERAWRAPEAGLLDRADPFGWYPLRASIADHLAVWRGLACTPEQVVITSGARDVTEILCHALLPPGAAVATEDPGWPVQQALLGDLGARPLPLRIGAEGLDPAAIPQGTQAVIVTPSRQYPTGVAMALPQRLALLGWARATGGLIVEDDYDGEFRYRGQPLPSLAGLDGLRATLYSGSFSKLLSPGLRIGYLVVPEALAGRVRRYLARGGLRVSLLPQPALAAFMASGEFATHLRRMRRVYAARQAVLIDALQPVAGLLELRPDASGMHLVAPLAAALRARASDAEIVLRGADRGLTLKALSAHAQLPAPPQGLVLGYTAFDEAQIRAAAARLCDLLREIAA, encoded by the coding sequence ATGGCCAATCCGGATAAAAAAGACCGATCCACTTTCGAGGCCGCGCTGTTCGGCCTGACGCTTGCCCGCGGGGCCGGGCCGTTGCATCTGCAGCTGACCGAGGCCCTGCGGGCGCTGATCCTGCGCGGCGGCGCGGCCGGGCGGCGGCTGCCTTCCAGCCGGGCGCTGGCGGGCGAGCTGTCGGTGTCGCGGCTCACCGTCACCACCGCTTATGACCAGCTGATCGCCGAGGGCTATCTGCAGACGCGTCCGGGCGCGGGCACTTTCGTGGCCGGGGATCTGCCGCATCTGGCCCCGCCGCCGCCGGGCGTGCCGCCGCTGACGCGTCACACCGCGCCGGTCCTGCCCTTCCTGCCCGGTCTGCCCGATCAGCGGCTGTTTCCGCACCGGCTCTGGGCGCGGCATCTTGAACGGGCCTGGCGCGCGCCCGAGGCCGGGTTGCTGGACCGGGCCGATCCTTTCGGCTGGTATCCGCTGCGCGCCTCGATCGCCGATCATCTGGCGGTCTGGCGGGGCCTTGCCTGTACGCCCGAGCAGGTGGTGATCACCTCCGGCGCGCGCGACGTGACCGAGATCCTGTGCCATGCGCTGTTGCCGCCGGGCGCTGCGGTGGCGACGGAGGACCCCGGCTGGCCGGTGCAGCAGGCGCTTCTGGGCGATCTCGGGGCGCGGCCGCTTCCGCTGCGCATCGGCGCCGAAGGGCTTGACCCGGCAGCGATTCCGCAGGGCACGCAGGCGGTGATCGTCACCCCCTCGCGGCAGTATCCGACCGGGGTGGCGATGGCGCTGCCGCAGCGTCTTGCGCTGCTGGGCTGGGCGCGCGCGACGGGCGGGCTGATCGTCGAGGATGATTACGACGGCGAATTTCGCTATCGCGGCCAGCCGCTGCCCAGCCTTGCCGGGCTCGACGGTCTGCGCGCGACGCTTTATTCCGGCTCGTTCTCGAAGCTGCTGAGCCCGGGGCTTCGGATCGGCTATCTGGTGGTGCCCGAAGCGCTTGCGGGCCGGGTGCGGCGCTATCTGGCGCGGGGTGGGCTGCGGGTCTCGCTGCTGCCGCAACCGGCGCTTGCGGCCTTCATGGCGAGCGGCGAATTTGCCACCCATCTGCGGCGGATGCGCCGCGTTTATGCGGCACGGCAGGCGGTGCTGATCGATGCCTTGCAGCCGGTGGCCGGGCTGCTGGAGCTGCGCCCGGATGCCTCCGGCATGCATCTGGTGGCGCCGCTTGCGGCCGCGCTGCGCGCCCGCGCCTCCGATGCGGAGATCGTCCTGCGCGGCGCCGATCGCGGGCTGACGCTGAAGGCGCTGTCGGCCCATGCGCAGCTGCCCGCGCCGCCGCAGGGCCTTGTGCTGGGCTACACCGCCTTTGACGAGGCGCAGATCCGCGCCGCCGCCGCGCGGCTGTGCGATCTGCTGCGCGAGATCGCCGCCTGA
- a CDS encoding ABC transporter permease, whose protein sequence is MTPDLIPPSPAASAGGDLPPPAGPWRRALTGLAASPTAVLSGLGILLIVLAMALAPVYAKYVAKTDPFRSGLSAKILIDGKRSPVMVRSTEGLGLGVTPIGPTWGPQYFLGADAQGRDVAARFLYGGQNSLFIAGAATLLCLVCAALVGIVAGYAGGVVDTVLSNLIDMIWAFPVYLLAISLSIVMLGKTFDFGPIHLSSSSLIVPIVIIGLVYVPYVARPVRGRVIAITNSEFVLAARGLGIRPSRILWRHILPNVATTLIVFAPMLMALNIVTESALSFLSVGVQAPNASWGTILQDGQALLYSRPVVSMAPGLAIMVTVMLLNLFGDVLRDILDPKSVRGR, encoded by the coding sequence ATGACACCCGATCTTATCCCCCCGTCCCCGGCCGCATCGGCCGGGGGCGATCTGCCGCCGCCCGCGGGCCCCTGGCGGCGCGCGCTGACCGGCCTTGCCGCAAGCCCCACCGCGGTGCTTTCGGGGCTGGGCATCCTGCTGATCGTTCTCGCAATGGCGCTTGCGCCGGTCTATGCGAAATATGTCGCCAAGACCGATCCGTTCCGCTCGGGGCTGAGTGCGAAGATCCTGATCGACGGCAAGCGCTCGCCGGTGATGGTGCGCTCGACCGAGGGGCTGGGCCTGGGCGTCACGCCGATCGGCCCGACCTGGGGGCCGCAATATTTCCTGGGCGCCGATGCGCAGGGCCGCGACGTGGCGGCGCGGTTTCTCTATGGCGGGCAGAATTCGCTGTTCATCGCCGGGGCCGCGACGCTTCTGTGCCTTGTCTGCGCGGCGCTTGTCGGCATTGTGGCGGGCTATGCCGGGGGCGTCGTGGACACGGTGCTGTCGAACCTGATCGACATGATCTGGGCCTTTCCGGTCTATCTTCTGGCGATCTCGCTGTCGATCGTGATGCTGGGAAAGACCTTTGATTTCGGGCCGATCCACCTGTCCTCATCTAGCCTGATCGTGCCGATCGTGATCATCGGGCTGGTCTATGTGCCCTATGTCGCAAGGCCGGTCCGCGGCCGGGTGATCGCCATCACCAACAGCGAATTCGTGCTGGCGGCGCGCGGCCTTGGCATCCGGCCCTCGCGCATCCTGTGGCGTCACATCCTGCCCAATGTCGCCACCACGCTGATCGTCTTTGCGCCGATGCTGATGGCGCTCAACATCGTCACCGAAAGCGCGCTGTCGTTCCTGTCGGTCGGCGTGCAGGCGCCCAATGCCAGCTGGGGCACGATCCTGCAGGACGGGCAGGCGCTGCTTTATTCCCGCCCCGTCGTCTCGATGGCGCCGGGGCTGGCGATCATGGTGACGGTGATGCTGCTCAACCTGTTCGGGGATGTGCTGCGCGACATCCTTGATCCGAAATCCGTGCGGGGGCGCTGA
- a CDS encoding ABC transporter permease: MLAAVLARLARMAVVMLGISILTFLIFFATPGADPAARIAGRNAAPETVIAVRHDFGLDRPIWVQYGVMMRKMFITGDLTSFVNRGEKIVPALRAAAPVTLSLVAGAAVLWMVLGAVTGILAAATKDRWPDKILMGVSMMAVAMPVFWVGEMVNLITQSRFHDTWAFSWVPPLGYVPFTESPLRWALALVFPWLTLAFLYIGLYGRMLRTGILETYQEDYIRTARAKGLTARRVLLKHATRSAIIPVVIMFGMDFGVLVGGAAVLTEVVFGLNGVGRLTYQALKALDLPMIMASVLYASFFVVLANAVVDLLCILIDPRMRRK; this comes from the coding sequence ATGCTGGCGGCAGTTCTGGCGCGGCTTGCGCGGATGGCGGTGGTGATGCTGGGGATCAGCATCCTGACCTTCCTGATCTTTTTCGCCACCCCCGGCGCCGATCCGGCCGCGCGGATCGCCGGGCGCAATGCCGCGCCCGAAACGGTGATCGCGGTGCGGCACGACTTCGGCCTCGATCGGCCGATCTGGGTGCAATACGGGGTGATGATGCGCAAGATGTTCATCACCGGCGATTTGACGTCGTTCGTCAACCGCGGCGAAAAGATCGTGCCCGCGCTGCGCGCCGCCGCGCCGGTGACGCTGTCGCTGGTGGCAGGCGCCGCCGTGCTCTGGATGGTGCTGGGCGCGGTCACCGGCATCCTTGCCGCGGCGACCAAGGACCGGTGGCCCGACAAGATCCTGATGGGCGTCTCGATGATGGCCGTGGCCATGCCGGTCTTCTGGGTCGGCGAGATGGTCAACCTGATCACCCAGAGCCGGTTTCACGACACCTGGGCCTTTTCCTGGGTGCCGCCGCTCGGCTACGTGCCCTTCACCGAAAGCCCCTTGCGCTGGGCCTTGGCGCTGGTCTTTCCCTGGCTGACGCTCGCCTTCCTTTACATCGGGCTTTACGGGCGGATGCTGCGCACGGGCATTCTTGAAACCTATCAGGAAGATTACATCCGCACCGCCCGCGCCAAGGGGCTGACGGCGCGGCGGGTGCTGCTCAAACACGCCACCCGCAGCGCGATCATTCCCGTCGTCATCATGTTCGGCATGGATTTCGGCGTGCTGGTCGGCGGGGCGGCGGTGCTGACCGAAGTCGTCTTCGGTCTCAACGGCGTGGGGCGGCTGACCTATCAGGCGCTCAAGGCGCTGGATCTGCCGATGATCATGGCCTCGGTGCTTTATGCCTCCTTCTTCGTGGTGCTGGCCAATGCCGTCGTCGACCTTCTGTGCATTCTGATTGATCCGAGGATGCGGCGCAAATGA
- a CDS encoding leucyl aminopeptidase family protein, whose product MPVTVSRSTGPMPDTRVVILPLTAALALGPRAAALEAASKGAIRRALDAARFKAAEGACLDILAPQRLASARIIVLGLGAPEALTPLAATRAGVALARHLEALGEEAATLVQDGDGPEAAELLAALVHGVRLGNYRAPLMGRADRPFTLQLALATDLEADAALARMEALAEGVTLARDLVNFPASHLHPDNFADHLGPLAAAGIAIEVMDADELARLGMNAVLAVGMGSARKPRVITLRYRPEGSPEAPVALVGKGICFDAGGLCIKSGPQMFGMRADMSGAAAVIGAMLALARQGSREHVVGVLGIAENLLSGSSYKPGDIVTTLSGKTVEVYDTDCEGRMVLADILYLAASRHKPRVIVDLATLTYSVMQGLGHVFAGLFATDDDLAAELLAAGESVGERFWRLPLDPAYEVELRTPLADLRQHAADLHDGDAPHAAAFLRQFTCGCRWAHLDIAGKELAEKDLPLARRGGTGFGVRLLEEWITEVAQA is encoded by the coding sequence ATGCCTGTCACCGTTTCCCGCTCCACCGGCCCGATGCCCGATACCCGCGTCGTCATCCTGCCGCTGACCGCCGCGCTCGCCCTTGGCCCGCGGGCCGCGGCGCTGGAGGCGGCCTCAAAGGGCGCGATCCGCCGCGCGCTGGACGCGGCGCGGTTCAAGGCGGCCGAGGGGGCCTGCCTTGATATTCTGGCGCCGCAGCGGCTGGCCTCTGCGCGCATCATCGTTCTGGGCCTTGGCGCCCCCGAGGCGCTGACCCCCCTTGCGGCGACCCGGGCGGGGGTGGCCCTTGCGCGCCATCTTGAAGCCCTGGGCGAAGAGGCCGCGACGCTGGTGCAGGATGGCGACGGCCCCGAGGCGGCCGAGCTTCTTGCCGCGCTCGTCCACGGGGTGCGGCTGGGCAATTATCGCGCGCCCCTGATGGGCCGCGCCGATCGGCCCTTCACGCTGCAGCTGGCCCTTGCCACCGATCTTGAGGCCGATGCCGCGCTCGCCCGGATGGAGGCGCTGGCCGAGGGGGTGACGCTGGCCCGCGATCTGGTAAACTTTCCGGCCAGCCACCTGCATCCCGACAATTTCGCCGATCATCTTGGCCCGCTTGCCGCCGCCGGGATCGCGATCGAGGTGATGGACGCCGACGAATTGGCGCGTCTGGGGATGAATGCGGTTCTGGCCGTCGGCATGGGCTCGGCGCGCAAGCCGCGGGTGATCACCCTCCGCTATCGCCCCGAGGGCAGCCCCGAAGCGCCCGTCGCGCTGGTCGGCAAGGGGATCTGTTTCGACGCGGGCGGGCTGTGCATCAAGTCCGGGCCGCAGATGTTCGGCATGCGCGCCGACATGAGCGGGGCCGCGGCCGTGATCGGCGCGATGCTGGCGCTGGCGCGGCAGGGCAGCCGCGAACATGTCGTGGGGGTTCTGGGCATCGCCGAAAACCTGCTCTCGGGCAGTTCCTACAAGCCCGGCGACATCGTCACCACGCTCTCGGGCAAGACGGTCGAAGTCTATGACACCGATTGCGAGGGCCGGATGGTTCTGGCCGACATCCTTTATCTTGCGGCCAGCCGTCATAAACCGCGGGTGATCGTCGATCTGGCGACGCTGACCTATTCGGTGATGCAGGGGCTGGGCCATGTCTTTGCCGGGCTGTTCGCCACCGATGATGACCTTGCGGCAGAGCTTCTGGCGGCGGGGGAAAGCGTGGGCGAGCGGTTCTGGCGGCTGCCGCTCGATCCGGCCTATGAGGTGGAGTTGCGCACGCCCTTGGCCGATCTGCGCCAGCATGCCGCCGATCTGCACGATGGCGACGCGCCCCATGCCGCGGCCTTCCTGCGCCAGTTCACCTGCGGCTGTCGCTGGGCGCATCTTGACATCGCGGGCAAGGAACTGGCCGAGAAAGACCTGCCGCTCGCCCGTCGCGGCGGCACCGGCTTCGGGGTTCGTCTGCTTGAAGAGTGGATCACCGAGGTCGCGCAGGCGTAA
- a CDS encoding ABC transporter substrate-binding protein: protein MIPKLPPARTARRAGPVAMLALLAALGPTLAQAEDAHRGGTLRLVSVSSQGTLDPHINYTSQFWQLYAFLYDGLVGFKKVGGTDSKDIVPDLAAAMPVISNDGKTYTFTLRKGIKFADGSDMTATDVVASFQRIFKVLGPTAGTFYNGIVGAEACLADPASCTLAGGVIGDEAAGTVTINLTAADPELLFKLSVPHAAILPSETPAKDNGNTPIPGTGAYVVKSYDANNSMVIVRNPAFKEWSKDAQPDGYVDQIVYTFGGTEEAAVNAILNGQADWMFDTPPADRLAELSTSAPGQIHLSPLSAWWYAPMNVNLPPFDNLKARQALNYAIDRDALVSVFGGPALAKPVCQVLPPEFPGHEDQCLYTLDPGTEWTAPDMDKALQLVEESGTKGQKVTVVTEDNAASRGIGTYLQSVLSDLGYEAAVQTISGDIQFTYIQNTNNKVQLSISQWYADYPAASNFLNVLFGCDSFHPGTDASINISGLCDKDIDAQMKAAIALGATDPVAADKDWAKIDRAVMEQSPALPLFTPQQVDLLSTRVGNYQFSSLHHWLIANAWVQ from the coding sequence ATGATCCCCAAGCTTCCCCCCGCAAGGACGGCACGCCGGGCCGGACCCGTTGCGATGCTCGCGCTTCTGGCGGCGCTGGGCCCGACGCTGGCGCAGGCCGAGGACGCGCATCGCGGCGGCACGCTGCGGCTGGTCTCGGTGTCCTCGCAGGGCACCCTTGACCCGCATATCAACTACACCTCGCAGTTCTGGCAGCTTTACGCCTTCCTTTATGACGGGCTCGTGGGCTTCAAGAAGGTGGGCGGCACCGACAGCAAGGACATCGTGCCCGATCTGGCCGCGGCGATGCCGGTGATCTCGAACGACGGCAAGACCTATACCTTTACCCTGCGCAAGGGGATCAAATTCGCCGATGGTTCCGACATGACGGCGACGGATGTGGTGGCCTCGTTCCAGCGCATCTTCAAGGTGCTGGGTCCGACCGCGGGCACGTTCTACAACGGCATCGTCGGCGCCGAGGCCTGCCTGGCCGATCCGGCGAGTTGCACGCTTGCGGGCGGCGTGATCGGCGACGAGGCGGCGGGCACGGTGACGATCAACCTGACGGCGGCCGATCCGGAACTGCTCTTCAAGCTGTCCGTGCCGCATGCCGCGATCCTGCCCTCGGAAACCCCGGCCAAGGACAATGGCAACACCCCCATTCCGGGCACCGGCGCCTATGTGGTGAAAAGCTACGACGCCAACAATTCCATGGTGATCGTGCGCAACCCGGCCTTCAAGGAATGGAGCAAGGACGCGCAGCCCGACGGCTATGTCGATCAGATCGTCTACACCTTCGGCGGCACCGAAGAGGCCGCCGTGAACGCGATCCTGAACGGGCAGGCCGACTGGATGTTCGACACGCCGCCCGCCGATCGTCTGGCCGAACTCTCCACCTCGGCCCCCGGGCAGATCCATCTCTCGCCGCTTTCGGCCTGGTGGTATGCGCCGATGAACGTCAACCTGCCGCCCTTCGACAATCTGAAGGCGCGTCAGGCGCTGAACTATGCCATCGACCGTGACGCGCTGGTGTCGGTCTTTGGCGGCCCGGCGCTGGCCAAGCCCGTCTGTCAGGTGCTGCCGCCGGAATTCCCCGGCCACGAGGATCAGTGTCTTTACACCCTGGATCCCGGCACCGAATGGACCGCGCCGGACATGGACAAGGCGCTGCAGCTGGTCGAGGAAAGCGGCACCAAGGGGCAAAAGGTCACCGTGGTGACCGAGGACAACGCCGCCTCGCGCGGGATCGGCACCTATCTGCAATCGGTGCTGTCGGATCTGGGCTACGAGGCCGCGGTGCAGACGATCTCGGGCGATATCCAGTTCACCTATATCCAGAACACCAACAACAAGGTGCAGCTCTCGATCAGCCAATGGTATGCCGATTATCCGGCCGCCTCGAACTTCCTCAACGTGCTTTTCGGCTGTGACTCCTTCCATCCCGGCACCGATGCCTCGATCAACATTTCGGGCCTGTGCGACAAGGATATCGACGCGCAGATGAAGGCGGCGATTGCGCTTGGCGCCACCGATCCGGTCGCGGCCGACAAGGACTGGGCCAAGATCGACCGCGCGGTGATGGAACAATCGCCCGCGCTGCCGCTTTTCACGCCGCAACAGGTGGACCTGCTCAGCACGCGGGTGGGCAATTACCAGTTCTCCAGCCTGCACCACTGGCTGATCGCGAATGCCTGGGTGCAATGA